A genomic stretch from Falco cherrug isolate bFalChe1 chromosome 1, bFalChe1.pri, whole genome shotgun sequence includes:
- the CABP7 gene encoding calcium-binding protein 7, which translates to MPFHPVTAALMYRGIYTVPNILAEQHPVEIPEDELEEIREAFKVFDRDGNGFISKQELGTAMRSLGYMPNEVELEVIIQRLDMDGDGQVDFEEFVTLLGPKLSTSGIPEKFHGTDFDTVFWKCDMQKLTVDELKRLLYDTFCEHLSMKDIENIIMTEEESHMGTAEECPVDVETCSSQQIRQTCVRKSLICAFAIAFIISVMLIAANQVLRSGMK; encoded by the exons ATGCCTTTCCACCCGGTGACGGCGGCTTTGATGTACCGGGGGATCTACACCGTCCCCAACATCCTCGCCGAGCAGCACCCGGTGGAGATCCCGGAGGACGAGCTGGAGG AGATCCGCGAAGCCTTCAAGGTGTTTGACCGGGATGGCAATGGCTTCATCTccaagcaggagctgggcacgGCCATGCGCTCCCTGGGCTACATGCCCAATGAGGTGGAGCTGGAAGTCATCATCCAGCGCCTCGACATGGACG GTGATGGACAGGTGGACTTTGAGGAGTTCGTGACGTTATTGGGGCCCAAGCTGTCCACCTCGGGCATCCCGGAGAAATTCCACGGCACGGACTTTGACACCGTCTTCTGGAAG TGCGACATGCAGAAGCTGACAGTGGACGAGCTGAAGCGGCTGCTGTACGACACCTTCTGCGAGCACCTCTCCATGAAGGACATCGAGAACATCATCATGACGGAGGAGGAGAGCCACATGGGCACAGCCGAGGAGTGCCCCGTCGACGTGGAGA cctgctccagccagcagaTCCGGCAGACCTGCGTGCGCAAGAGCCTCATCTGCGCCTTCGCCATTGCCTTCATCATCAGCGTGATGCTCATTGCCGCCAACCAGGTGCTGCGCAGTGGCATGAAGTAG